A genomic region of Lytechinus pictus isolate F3 Inbred chromosome 2, Lp3.0, whole genome shotgun sequence contains the following coding sequences:
- the LOC129253766 gene encoding cleavage and polyadenylation specificity factor subunit 5-like, translated as MASTPRDRNSAGWPRGRSVSDSNNVKTSAAVHRDRTAILYPLTNYTFGTKEPLYEKDSSVPARFQRMRDEFHKMGTRRSVEGVLIVHEHDLPHVLLLQLGTTFFKLPGGELKAGEDEMDGLKRLMTEILGRQDGVQQDWMVEDVIANWYRPNFEPPQYPYIPAHITKPKEHKRLYFVQLAEKALFAVPRNYKLVAAPLFELYDNSPGYGPVISSLPQLLSRFNFIYQ; from the exons ATGGCGTCTACCCCGCGTGATCGAAATTCTGCTGGCTGGCCCAGGGGAAGATCTGTTTCAGACTCAAACAATGTCAAAACTTCAGCTGCAGTGCATCGTGATAGGACAGCAATTTT ATATCCTCTTACAAACTACACATTTGGAACAAAGGAGCCTTTATATGAGAAAGATTCAAGTGTACCAGCGAGGTTCCAAAGGATGAGAGATGAATTTCACAAGATGGGCACAAGACGGTCGGTTGAAGGAGTCCTTATCGTTCATGAGCATGATCTCCCCCATGTTTTATTGCTGCAGCTAGGgacaacatttttcaaatt gCCTGGTGGAGAACTCAAAGCTGGGGAAGATGAGATGGATGGTCTTAAGAGACTTATGACAGAG ATTCTTGGGAGACAAGATGGTGTTCAGCAAGACTGGATGGTAGAAGATGTAATTGCAAACTGGTACAGACCCAACTTTGAACCCCCTCAg TACCCTTACATTCCAGCTCATATAACCAAGCCAAAGGAACATAAAAGACTCTACTTTGTTCAACTTGCAGAGAAGG CCCTGTTTGCCGTCCCAAGGAATTACAAGCTAGTAGCAGCCCCTCTCTTTGAACTCTACGACAATTCACCGGGATATGGTCCTGTCATATCCAGCTTACCACAGTTACTCAGCAG ATTCAACTTCATTTACCAATAG